In Pirellula sp. SH-Sr6A, the DNA window GTCTTCGTTCCATTCTCTATGTCATCCAGCAATTGGATGAGTTCTCCCCCACCACGGCAAAGCTGCAATGCAGCGACGCGACACCAGCCTATGTGACCCGAGTCCTCAAACAGCTGGCACAAGCCGGGCATTTGGACCGATTCCAAGAGGAACGCCAAGAGGTTTATCGCTGGTCAAAATCCAAGCCGTTGGATCCAGATCAGTGGGTGAATCAGCAGGTGTACGGGGATCAAGTGAAACAATCCCCCGAGCAAGACCGCCCTCGAGAACAGTTGATGCTTCACGGGCCAAGTTCGCTGACCGATGCCCAACTCCTCGCGATCTTGATACGCGTCGGAGTCCCTGGCGATTCGGCCGTCCAAGCGGGGCGACGCATTGCCAATCAATTTGCAGAGACCGCTTTATCGGGATTGCCCGATGCAAGCGTGTCCGAGTTGCGTCTGATCAGCAAGGCGATTCGCAAGGACAGCTACGCCCAGATCATGGCGGGAGTTGAGTTGGGGCGGCGCATTGCGATGCTGCGCGATCAGAACACCAAAGCCCCTGTTCGAATTCGCGGATCGGAGGATGCCATTCAATACTGCATGAAAGCATTCCATCGATTGGCGATCGACGGGAAACAGGAAGAGTTTCACATCGTGACCCTCGATACCCAGCTTGGACCGATCCGAACCCATCACATCACCACCGGCACGCTGGATGCCAGCCTCGTCCACCCTCGCGAAGTCTTTCGCGCAGCGATTCGAGATAGCGCTTCGGCTATCCTCTTGGTCCATAACCATCCCTCCGGCGATCCCACCCCGAGTCGAGAAGATCGCGCGGTGACGGATCGATTGAGTCAAGCGGGAGAACTGATCGGCATCCGAGTCCTCGATCATATCGTGGTTGCTAAAGAACGAGGCCGCAGTGTGCTCGCCGGTTGATTCCTCCTTGGGTTGAATCCTTCTAGTACGGTCGCATCGCTCGTGCATTTCGTTGCTTTCGCCTGGCGCTACCTGTAGATTGGTCGATTCGCGTCTACGACTTCTGCGCCTAACGAAAGCGATGCAATGAAACAGGAAACATCGGTGGGCTGGATCGACATGGCAGCCATCATGCGGATGGATAATCTGCAGTGGCGAGCCAAGCGAATCGTCGATGGATTTCACAGCGGGTTGCATCGTTCGCCGCGACACGGATTTTCGGTGGAGTTCAGCGAGTATCGTCCCTTTAGCGTAGGGGACGACCCTCGGACCATCGACTGGAAACTCTTCGCCCGCAGCGATCGCTATTACATCAAGAAGTTTGAAGACGAGACCAATCGACGTTGTTACTTGGTCGTCGATCAAAGCCATTCGATGCGTCATGGAACGGTGGGCTATTCCAAACTCGATTACGCACGAACGCTAGCGGCCACCCTGGCCTATTATTGGAATCAGCAGCGCGATGCCGTCGGGTTGATCACCTTCGATCAAACCATTGCAGATGTGCTCCCAGCGCGCTACCGCACCGGGCAATTGAAACGCATTCTGACCATGCTCAGCCGCGAATCGGCAGGAGCTGCGACCGACTTGGAGGCACCCCTGAAGCATCTGGCGGAGATTGTTCGCCACCGAAGCCTCATCGTCATCATCTCCGATTTTTTGGTCCCCCCTGAACCTCTCCGACAAGCCTTGGGATTCCTCGGAGCGCGGCGCCATGAGATCGTGCTACTGCAAACGCTGGATCCCTCCGAAAAGCGATGGTCGTTCGATAAACCCGTGATGGTGCAGGACCTGGAATCGGGCCGTGAGATCTTCGTCGACGCGGCTCAAGCCCAAAAGCAGTACGCCGCCCGATTCGAGCAGCATCAAAAGCAATGGGGCGAGATGGCGGGTACGTTGGGAATCGGGTGGTACTCGCTCGAAACAGAGGAGTCGATTGAACTGGCGCTGTGGGAATTGCTCCAACGACAACAGAGAGCAGGCGGTGGTGGAGCGATCCCCTCGCGCGCGGTGGCCTCGCGTGGAGGAAGCCGATGAACTTCCTCTCCCCTCTTTATGCACTGGCGGCATTGGCGGTGGTCGCTCCTGTTATCTTTCATTTGGTCCGAAGGCGACCGAAGGAAAAAGTCACCTTCAGCAGCTTGATGTTTCTGGCCCCCGCTCCTCCACGCTTGACGCGAAGCTCCCGCATCGACCATTGGGTGCTCCTTCTATTGCGAGCCGCCGCATTGCTTCTGGTGGCTGCGGCGTTCTCACGCCCGTATTGGGATACCCCTACAGCGGGCAATGCGTTGCAGTCTGGCGTAAGACGCGTGATCCTCGTCGATGCCAGCGCCAGCATGCGCCGGGATGGGATGTGGAGTGAAGCCAAAGCAAGAGCCTCGGAGTGGATTCGCAAATCCGCTCCGGGCGATGTCGTCGCAGTCTATGCTTTTCACGAACGAACCGAGCCACTCGTTTCCGTAAGCGAGTCAATGGACACCCGTGAGGGACAGCGCCAGCCCTTGGCACTCCAAGCGATCGATCGCCTTCAACCGACTTGGTTTACCGCACGACTTGGGCAAGCGATCCAATCCGCGCTCGACGCTTCGCAGGTCGATAGCGACGAAGACTCGGAATCTCCCCCCGAGCGGATCGATCTCGTAGTCATCTCCGACTTTCAACAGTCGATGAAGCTCGACGAACTCGCCTCGATCGCTTGGCCGGCCGGCGCGCAATTTCATCCGGTGATCCTTCCGCAGAGCCCGAAGCAAGCCAGCAACGCGCGAGCGATTCTGCTTGAGGACGAAGCGAAATCAGATCCAGAGCTGTCCGAAGTCGCTTCCCTCATTCCCGGGGCAAACGCGGCCACATTTCGAGCCCGGGTCGCAAACGGGCGCGACAGCGAGAACGAACGGTTCCAATTGATGTGGCTCGATTCCCAATCCAAACTCCTCGCGGGAAGCCCACCGCTCGAGTCGACAGTGCTACGCGGGAAATCGCAAATCGTAAGACTGAACTCCATACCAGAAAACGCCGTCTGCCTGGAGCTTCAAGGGGACAGCGTCCCATTTGACAATCGATTTTATTTCGCGCCTAAGAAGAGGATTGCGAAGTCTGTCCTCGCCATCGAGCCATCTCGAAGCGAGCCGATCGAGTCGTTGGGTTTCTTTCTCCAGCAAGTTCCCTTAGGAAATGCCAAGTACGACGTCATTTTGAAACAGGTCATCTCGACCGATGGGGTCGACGAAGAGCAGTGGAAGGATACCGTTCTGGCGTTTGCTTCGGCGCAGACAAGTGTTCAAGACCTGAAGAAGTTGAGGGCATTCGCGGAATCGGGAGGGCATGTGGTTTGGGTTTGGGACCAACCTGCAACCGAGTCCGCTAACGACTTGGGGGGCATCTATCAGCAAGTATTTGGTGCGAACATTGGCCAGATCACCGAGGCGAATGTGAAGCAGTACGCGATGCTCGAAAGAATTCAGTTTTCAAGTTATCTTTTTCGATCGCTGTCAGATCCCAAGTTCAATGACTTTACCAAGATCCGTATCTGGAGACATCGCGATGTCGAGCTTTCAGAACCTGACAAGTGGCAAGTTCTGGCTTCGTTCGACAATCGCATGCCCGCCGTATTCGAACAGAAAGTCGGAGCAGGAAGCTGGACCATTTTTGCTACTGGCTGGCAGCCAATCGAAAGCCAATTAGCTTTATCGAGCAAATTCGTGCCGATCATCGTGAACCGCATCGAAGCTTCGCTCCCAGTCGCGAGCTATGCGAATCAAATGCGGGTAGGTGAATCGATCCGTGTCCCAGCCGAAACGATACTGGAGAATGTGACAAACGGTAGCACCGAAGTGCCGCGATCCAACAGCGAGGTCGAGTGGTTCCCCAAGGAGCCAGGTCTGTTTCGCCTCGTGGGTCCTGGGGAGAGTCAAAGCGAGATCGCGGTGAACATCGCCGAATCCGAATCCGAAGTTGCACAACACGACCTACAACGCATAGCGCAGACCGGCGTTCCACTGTCGGAGCCGGGGGATGGAGAGCGAAACGAGGGGCTTCAAAGACAATTGCGAGCCGTGGAACTGGAATCGAGCCAGAGCAGCTGGCGATGGCTTCTGTGCGGCGTACTGGGACTCATTGGATTCGAGTCTTTGTGGAGTCTTAGACGGCGTACTTCAGAAGGCGCCATGTAGCGAGCCGGTTCGGTCCCAGGCAAGCGACGGGCAAGGCTGATGAGGCGTTTCGCAGCCGCCTCCCAGGCCTAGGACTCTCCACGGGCACGCAAAATGCGGTCCATTTCCGCTGCGATCAGCGCCCCTGCTTTGGCAAGCTCCGCGATTCGGTCGTTGGGGGTAGGTTCCCAGGCATCCAGAGACCAAGGCCAATCCTTGGGAATTCCAAATGTGTCGAACATTCGACGATCTGACGGGGTGGCGTACACCGTTGCGGCCAAAGCCAGCTCGCCATTATCCAACTCGTCGTCCTGTTCGACCGTGCGAGCTGCAAGTTCTTTTTGTCGCCCGAATTCCAAAGCGATCCGTTCCAATCCGTTCACCGTTTTTCTCCTCCGGCGCCTTCAGGTCGTGGTTGCAACTCAACGAACAATGCGTGTGGGCACAATACGAATGGGCGCAATACGACTGGTCGCAGTGCGTGGGTAGAGCGTAGGAAAGGGCTATAGGAAATTTGTGTTATGAAACGGAATTGTGCAAGTTCAATTCCGAGTTGGACCTCAAGAAGACTTCGAATATCGAGCCATTCGGTGGGCGCATTATTATTCGGGTAGGGGTTTGATTTCGGCGGGAAACGGTTGACTCGCGATTTCTACTGGCTCGGAGAACCGTTTGAGCCGGAATGAGAATGCGACGGCAGCGCATCCAAACATCGCGGCGATGCCGCCAGCCAAACCGAAATGGGTCAATGGTCCTCCCTCGGTAGCCTCCCCCACGATAGAGCCCGTGATGGCCGGCCCGATCGCAGTCCCGAAATGCGTTACGGCCGAATTGAGGTTCATAAAGGCACCTCGCAGTTTGGGATTCGAAGCTTGCAGCATCATCGCTTGGGCGGGGACACTCCGGCCGCTCGCGAGCACCATAAAGCAACTCGTCGCGGCCACCGCTCCCACCAGCGAAACACGAGGGAGGTGGGTGATCATCAACGTCATGAAAACCGCGCCGATCGCACAAAACAAAAACAATGGTTTGGCGCCGAATCGGTCCGTCGCCCAACCAATGATGTTGAGCGACACCAACGTAAACATGCCGGCCACGGAATAAATGATGGGCAGATCTTCGGCCGTCCGACCGCAATTCGCCTGCAGGTATGGTGCAATAAACGGAACAATTGTAAACGTGCCGAGCACCGTTGTAAGCATCATCGCGAAAGCCCAAGCATGGTTCGGCTCCCTAACAACTTTTACAAACTGCGAAAGAGGCGCATGCCGGACTTCGGTGCGATGGGATGTTAACGACGGGAGAAAAACCCATGCCACCACCCAGACGATAACCGCTAGCGCACCGATCCCTAAGAAGGGTGCATTCCATTGTCGAAAGAAAATGGCCAGCCCCAATCCGATCGGCAAACCAACGATCGATGCGACGGCAAACGAGGAAGTCACCACACCGATCGCCTTGCCACGCTGACGATCCGCGAATACATCCCCGATGATCGCCATCACGCTGGAGGCAGCGAGACCTCCGAACATTCCGGTCAAACTGCGCGCTGCGAGAAGATGCTCGTACCCGGGCGCTAACCCGCAATAGAACGTCGCCGCGACGAAGCAGCCAAACGAGACGACGAGTACTCGCTTTCGATCAAAGGAATCCACGATGGCGGAACTCAAGATTCCAGTTACCATCGCTGCGATTCCGTACGCGGACACAATCATCCCAAACTGCTGCGGATTGATATGCAACTGCCGTCGCAACTGGTCGCCGAGGGGCATCACAATCACGAAGTCCAGGATGTGTGTAAACTGAATGGCAGCGAGAACTAAGAGAATTCCCCACTGCTGCGTGGAGAACCTGTTTTCGGTCCGTACCTTCGTTCGGGATCCACCCGTCGTCGTGTCATCCATTGATATCAGCCTTCTCTTTCCAGAACGAAGGCCTAATCGGTGCCTCCCTGGGATCGGTTACTTGCCGTGTACTAATTTTTTGAATGCGTCAAGGAGTCGCTTCGTCACAACTCCCACCGCTCCGGTCCCAACCGGTCTGCCATCGATCGTGACAACCGGAATCACTTCGGCGGCGCTCCCGGTTAGGAAACACTCGTCCGCTACGAAGAGATCATGGCGGGTCATTGTTTGCTCGAACGCGACGATTCCAAGCTCCTTTGCAAGATCGAGAATGGCGTTCCGCGTGATCCCCTCGAGAATCCCTGCATCCTTCGGTGGCGTCATCAACACTCCCTTTTTCACAATGAAAATGTTATCGCCCGTGCACTCCGCCACTTCCCCTTTGTGATTCAGCATGAGGGCTTCGATGCACCCCGCTTGCAATCCCTCGATCTTGGCCATGATATTGTTCAAGTAATTGAGGGACTTGATGCGTGGGCTCAATGCGGCAGGGTGATTGCGGATGGTGGAAGCGGTGATGATCTTCAAACCATTCTCATAGAACTCCGCGGGATAGAGGGAGATGGAGTCCGCAATGATGATGACTTGAGGATCGCTGGTCTTGTTGGGGTCCAATCCGAGTGATCCCGCACCGCGTGTCACCACCAACCGAATGTAGGCATCGACAAGATTGTTTTTCTGCAGCGTCGCGTAGGTCGCCTTTTCCATCTCCTCTTTCGAAATGGGGATCTCCAAACAGATCGCGCGAGCGGACTCGTATAAGCGGTCTAAATGTTCCCGCAGTCGAAAGACCTTCCCCGAATAACTACGCATCCCCTCAAACACACCGTCACCGTACAAGAGACCATGGTCGTAGACGCTAATCTTTGCGTCTTCTTTGTCATAGAACTTGCCGTTGATATAGATTTGAAGGGCCATGGGAAAATCGATTCCAGTCGAAAAGGTACGAGGAAATGCCTAGCCCCTGAATTTAGCAAACCACCGCTAATTTGTCAGGGCAATCTTTCCACCGACCAGGACCTGATCGACCTGCAATTGGTTCGTCAAAACAACAAAATCTGCTCGCTTTCCTGCCGCGATCTCCCCCACCTCCTCGGCAATTCCAGTCCTTTCGGCAGGGGTAAGGGACGCCATGCGAACGGCGTCCACCAAAGGGACACCCACTGCGGTATGCATGTGGCGAACCATGTTGTCGAGGGCCACTACCGAGCTGGCCAACCCGCCGTCGAGCCCTCTCCCCACCATCCCGTCGCTGAGAATCCAACCACCATCCTCAGCATCTCCAAACAAATATCGCCCGGGAGGCATATCGAGCGCGCGGTTGCAATCGCTCACCAAGCAGAGTCGGTCCACCCCTTTCATTCTCCAAGCAAACCGCAACAACTCGGGGCTCAAATGCCAACCGTCGGCAATCACCTCGGTACTCATCTCCGGCGTCCCCAAAACGAACTCCAACATGCTCCCTTGCATCGGCGTTCCCAGCCTTGCGCGAACCGACTGCACCGAACTCATCGCACACCAAAAGTGATCGACATGCCGCATGCCTGATTCAAAGGCCTGCTCCATCTCGCTCCAACTCGAGTTGGAGTGTCCGCAAGTCACCAAGCACCCCCTATCTCTCGCCGCTCGATAAAAAGCTCCCGAACCCTCCAACTCCGCCGCGCAGGTCGCAATGCGAATGAGCCCGGTTTGAAAATAGCGTTCGAACTCAGCAGGCATCGGAACTCGACACGCTTCCTTGTTGTGGCAACCCGACTTCTCGGTCGCAAAATAGGGACCATAAAGATGAATGCCTTCGATCCTAGGCAATGGCCATTTGCCTGTGGGCGTTTCCCTCGCCCCCTTCACGGCATCGATCGTGCGCAATATTTGTTCGTCACTGGCTGTCGTCGTGGTGGGAAACAGAGTGGTCACACCGTGCTGAAGGTGAGCAGAGCATGATAGCTCAATCGCTTCCTGACTACCATCCATGAAATCCGCACCCAATCCCCCATGCACATGGATATCGATGAACCCCGGGGAAAGGTAACGCCCCCCCAAATCGATGCGTTTGCCATCCGTCGAAGGTACAACTCCGTCGCCTTCACCGAGAACAGCGGTGATGCGCCCTCCATCGCAAACGACAGCCGCGTTGTCAAGAATTCGATCGCGAAGGATCACTCGTGCGTTCTGAATAACCAGTTTCATGTTTTTGCCACCAATCGTACATATCGAACAAAGACTCGCGCACATTCGGCCCATGCCGAAGTCGCGACTCCCTCCACTCCTCCGACGAAAGAGCAGCCTCGAGAGTCGCTCTGGGATGTTCGGAAAGCAATTGTGTGAGCACATAGTGCTCCACCGTAGGATCAACCACCGTATTCCATAATGACTGAAACCCGAAATGCATCCGATGAGAGGTCGCAATACAACGGACCCCGCGTCGACGAACTTGCGCAACCATCCGAATGCGACGCCACAAGGGTAACTGTTCGAATCCATCCACGAACATCCACTCGGCACTCCCGACCAATGGCCAATCCTGCGTTTCTCGATAGGTCGTGGCTCGGCGCCCTCGCAAACAATGAAGCACCGCCGTGTCCGAGCGTATACTCTCCACAGCCTCCCGATGCAACTGATGCAGCAACGTCGATTTTCCAGTCCCATGCGGCCCGACAATCAGCCAACAATAGCCTGGCTGATCCGCTCGACGCATGAGCTCTCCCAACGATCCTCGAGCGCCGAAATGATAAGGGATGACTCCCGGCTGAAAGCAACGAGTGGAAAACGGATTGGATGGAACGGTGTTCGATAGAGGGGTATTCGTTTGCCCTGTATTCGCTTTCACGATAGTCGATCGCATGGTCAGGTTTTGCACTGTCTATTTTGTACGGGCGATTTTGTACGGGCGAATCCGGAGGAACTGCCCAAAGCAGGCACGGAATTTTCAACGCAGCAACAACGCGTAGCCTGGGTGTCGCAACCCAGGTAACGATGTGGCCGAATTGCTTTCGCGATTGTGCGCGTTTTAACAAAGCTTGACGCGCAGCAGTCCAAGAGCCCGCCGGAGCGTCCAAGTAAGATAATCTCACGCGATGGATGATTGCTAGTCAAGCTTCCCACGCGAGCCGAAATACCAGAACACGGGATGCTCCATGATCCGATTTTCCATTCGATGCGCTGCCTTTTACCTGATGCTCGCCTGCGCAGCTGGGCTTAGTTCGTCCCAGCTTCCAGCGAATCCTGCCACGTCGGGTACCATCGAACGAGAGACGCGTGACGTCGCGGGTTGGAAAGTTCACGTTGCCAAACGATTGCTGGAGTCCGAAGCCAATGCCACCGAGAAGGCACTCGCGGGCCTGAAAAAGATGCTGGACGAAATCGTTCGAGACCTCCCGCCCCCTGCCGTCGTCGAGTTGAAAAAAGTACCGCTATATATTTCCCCCTCCTACAAACCCGGCCGGAGCGGTGCGGAATTCCACCCCGGAGCAAGCTGGCTGCGAGAGAACGGTCGGGATCCCGCGATGGCGCTTGGAGTCGAGTTTTCGGGTGTCCAGAACTTCGAAGCAGAGATGAAGCGAATGCCAAACTTTGCCTTGCACGAACTGGCGCATGCGTATCACTTTCGATTCCTTCCAAAGGGATTTCAAAACGAAGAGATCCAAAATGCATTCCTGCATGCCAAGAAGCTCGGTATCTACGAACGCGTTGAGCGATCCTTCGGGAATGATTCTCCCAACACGTTCGAACGCGCGTACGGAATGAACAACGCCATGGAGTACTTTGCCGAAACCACCGAAGCCTATTTTTCTCGCAATGACTTCTTCCCGTTCACGCGAGAGGAACTTCAAAAGCATGACCCCGCCATGTACTCGTTACTCGAGAATCTCTGGGGGGTTCGCGCCGCCTCTCCCAGTTCGCCGTAACCCATCACTCACACTCTTCATCCGATGAAAACCCCTTCGTTCGTCCATGCCTGCAGCCTTATTACATGCCTGCTTCTTCCCACGCTCGCGTCCGCGCAACCAGCCACCGATTCCGATCTTTGGCTAACCTATCCGGGTTCCAATGGCCCAGGCAAGGGAAAACGCATCGTGCTTATTGCAGCGGAGCAAGAGTACCGATGCGAGCAGTCCATGCCGATGCTGGCGAAGATCCTTTCTTCGCATCACGGTTTCGACTGCACCGTACTCTTTGGAGTCAATGATCGCGGTGAAGTCGACCCGACCTTGCCTGTCTATCCCGAAAAAGGAAAAGAGTCCGGTTTCCAGGAACATCGCATCCCTGGCTTGGAACACCTAGCGACCGCGGATCTAGTTATCTTCTTCACTCGACTCCTAACACTACCGCCAAGCGAGCTTCAGCATATCGTTGAGTATGTTGATTCGGGAAAACCATTCATCGCATTGCGTACGGCCAATCACGGATTTCGCGGTCCACTCCCTTACAAGATCGATGGAAAGCAAGTCCGATGGGGAGAGGATATCCTCGGTGGTACCTTTCTCAATCACCATGGACGATGGCATGCCGACTCCACGCGTGGCTTCTTCGATAAAGACCACTCGCAACATCCCATTCTCACGGGTGTCTCAGAAATTTGGGGGGATTCGGATGTTTACCGCACCTACAAAGAAGGAACGAGCCTGCCCACAGCTTGCTCAGCTCTCGTTTGGGGACAACCCTTGATGGGCCGCAAACCCGAAGACGCTCCCAATGAGAAACTAGAACCTCTTCCCGTCGCATGGGTTAAACCCTGGAAGACGAGCACGGGAAACAATGCGAGGGTTTTCCATTGCACCATGGGGAGCGGCATGGACTTGAAAAATGACGGACTTCGCCGCTTGATCGTCAATGCAATCTACTGGGGACTCCAAATGGAAAATTCCATTTCCGCGACTCGCAGCGTCGACATCGTAGGTTCCTACCAGCCCCTGGAGAGCGGATTCAATTACAAAGAGTTGGGCGTGCAACCTCGCCCCGTTTCCTATTACAAGTAAAGATTCCAATTCCATGATCTCTAACAAATACGTCAAGCAACCATCATGAGACTTTGGATGTGGATCGCGTGCACCTACGCATGCATGAGCGCCTTGGTACGGGCAGGGGACCCTTCGCTGCCGGGGCACCATCCCTTAACCCAATCCCAAGCGGGAAGTGTTCTGATTTCCGAACTCCGCTGTGCCGCTTGCCACTCGGGTGCACCGGATAGTTCACTACCGGAGAAGACCGCCCCGGACTTATCGCAAGTCGGAGGCCGGATCCGACCCGAGTATCTGCGTCGCTTTTTGGAGTCACCTCGATCGGCACATCCTGGGACGACGATGCCGGATCTGCTGGCGTCGAAACCAGAATCGGATCGACGAAAAATTGCGGAAGCGCTCACCCATTTTCTGGTCGCTCAATCCAAACCCATAGCCGCTAAGGCCTCGACCGCAAATCCGGACAAGGAATCCGGCAAATCGCTCTTCCATTCCGTTGGGTGTGTCGCATGCCATGGCCCTCAAGATGCCGAACTTGCGGAGAACCCAAATCGCAATCTCCCGGAGGAAGAGGAAGACGAGGAAGAAGATCCAGTGCTCGCAGCAAGGAAAAAGATCAAACCCAATGCGTTCCCGCTCGGGCATGTCGCCCAGAAATACAGTTTGAAATCGCTGCAAGCATTTCTGTTTCAGCCCTTGCTCGTCCGAAGCTCGGGCCGCATGCCTGACATGAAGCTGACCGAAGACGAGGCGATGGCGATCGCGAGTTATCTCACCGCTGAAAAGGAGGAATCGGATGCGTTGTTGGTACCCTCTGCATCCCTCGTCACCGCAGGGAAGGAATACTTCCAGTCCCTCCGTTGCACGGCATGCCATGCTTTGCCAAACATGGAACCCAGTGATTTAGTGGGATCGCTCCAGTCGGCCGATCTATCGGAAGGATGTTTATCGACAAGCCGTGATGGAAGTACAATGAAACAGATTCCTCTATTCGGCCTGACATCCGAACAACGGACTGCGATGGTGGCGGCACTTCGCGATAAAGGGCCAGTCGATACGGAGCAGATTGCGATCGCAAAGAATCTCACTGCATTCCGCTGCATCGATTGCCATGTTCG includes these proteins:
- the radC gene encoding RadC family protein encodes the protein MNHDRTRRLRSILYVIQQLDEFSPTTAKLQCSDATPAYVTRVLKQLAQAGHLDRFQEERQEVYRWSKSKPLDPDQWVNQQVYGDQVKQSPEQDRPREQLMLHGPSSLTDAQLLAILIRVGVPGDSAVQAGRRIANQFAETALSGLPDASVSELRLISKAIRKDSYAQIMAGVELGRRIAMLRDQNTKAPVRIRGSEDAIQYCMKAFHRLAIDGKQEEFHIVTLDTQLGPIRTHHITTGTLDASLVHPREVFRAAIRDSASAILLVHNHPSGDPTPSREDRAVTDRLSQAGELIGIRVLDHIVVAKERGRSVLAG
- a CDS encoding DUF58 domain-containing protein, with amino-acid sequence MKQETSVGWIDMAAIMRMDNLQWRAKRIVDGFHSGLHRSPRHGFSVEFSEYRPFSVGDDPRTIDWKLFARSDRYYIKKFEDETNRRCYLVVDQSHSMRHGTVGYSKLDYARTLAATLAYYWNQQRDAVGLITFDQTIADVLPARYRTGQLKRILTMLSRESAGAATDLEAPLKHLAEIVRHRSLIVIISDFLVPPEPLRQALGFLGARRHEIVLLQTLDPSEKRWSFDKPVMVQDLESGREIFVDAAQAQKQYAARFEQHQKQWGEMAGTLGIGWYSLETEESIELALWELLQRQQRAGGGGAIPSRAVASRGGSR
- a CDS encoding BatA domain-containing protein, which translates into the protein MNFLSPLYALAALAVVAPVIFHLVRRRPKEKVTFSSLMFLAPAPPRLTRSSRIDHWVLLLLRAAALLLVAAAFSRPYWDTPTAGNALQSGVRRVILVDASASMRRDGMWSEAKARASEWIRKSAPGDVVAVYAFHERTEPLVSVSESMDTREGQRQPLALQAIDRLQPTWFTARLGQAIQSALDASQVDSDEDSESPPERIDLVVISDFQQSMKLDELASIAWPAGAQFHPVILPQSPKQASNARAILLEDEAKSDPELSEVASLIPGANAATFRARVANGRDSENERFQLMWLDSQSKLLAGSPPLESTVLRGKSQIVRLNSIPENAVCLELQGDSVPFDNRFYFAPKKRIAKSVLAIEPSRSEPIESLGFFLQQVPLGNAKYDVILKQVISTDGVDEEQWKDTVLAFASAQTSVQDLKKLRAFAESGGHVVWVWDQPATESANDLGGIYQQVFGANIGQITEANVKQYAMLERIQFSSYLFRSLSDPKFNDFTKIRIWRHRDVELSEPDKWQVLASFDNRMPAVFEQKVGAGSWTIFATGWQPIESQLALSSKFVPIIVNRIEASLPVASYANQMRVGESIRVPAETILENVTNGSTEVPRSNSEVEWFPKEPGLFRLVGPGESQSEIAVNIAESESEVAQHDLQRIAQTGVPLSEPGDGERNEGLQRQLRAVELESSQSSWRWLLCGVLGLIGFESLWSLRRRTSEGAM
- a CDS encoding MFS transporter; this translates as MDDTTTGGSRTKVRTENRFSTQQWGILLVLAAIQFTHILDFVIVMPLGDQLRRQLHINPQQFGMIVSAYGIAAMVTGILSSAIVDSFDRKRVLVVSFGCFVAATFYCGLAPGYEHLLAARSLTGMFGGLAASSVMAIIGDVFADRQRGKAIGVVTSSFAVASIVGLPIGLGLAIFFRQWNAPFLGIGALAVIVWVVAWVFLPSLTSHRTEVRHAPLSQFVKVVREPNHAWAFAMMLTTVLGTFTIVPFIAPYLQANCGRTAEDLPIIYSVAGMFTLVSLNIIGWATDRFGAKPLFLFCAIGAVFMTLMITHLPRVSLVGAVAATSCFMVLASGRSVPAQAMMLQASNPKLRGAFMNLNSAVTHFGTAIGPAITGSIVGEATEGGPLTHFGLAGGIAAMFGCAAVAFSFRLKRFSEPVEIASQPFPAEIKPLPE
- the ilvE gene encoding branched-chain-amino-acid transaminase, which translates into the protein MALQIYINGKFYDKEDAKISVYDHGLLYGDGVFEGMRSYSGKVFRLREHLDRLYESARAICLEIPISKEEMEKATYATLQKNNLVDAYIRLVVTRGAGSLGLDPNKTSDPQVIIIADSISLYPAEFYENGLKIITASTIRNHPAALSPRIKSLNYLNNIMAKIEGLQAGCIEALMLNHKGEVAECTGDNIFIVKKGVLMTPPKDAGILEGITRNAILDLAKELGIVAFEQTMTRHDLFVADECFLTGSAAEVIPVVTIDGRPVGTGAVGVVTKRLLDAFKKLVHGK
- the nagA gene encoding N-acetylglucosamine-6-phosphate deacetylase, which produces MKLVIQNARVILRDRILDNAAVVCDGGRITAVLGEGDGVVPSTDGKRIDLGGRYLSPGFIDIHVHGGLGADFMDGSQEAIELSCSAHLQHGVTTLFPTTTTASDEQILRTIDAVKGARETPTGKWPLPRIEGIHLYGPYFATEKSGCHNKEACRVPMPAEFERYFQTGLIRIATCAAELEGSGAFYRAARDRGCLVTCGHSNSSWSEMEQAFESGMRHVDHFWCAMSSVQSVRARLGTPMQGSMLEFVLGTPEMSTEVIADGWHLSPELLRFAWRMKGVDRLCLVSDCNRALDMPPGRYLFGDAEDGGWILSDGMVGRGLDGGLASSVVALDNMVRHMHTAVGVPLVDAVRMASLTPAERTGIAEEVGEIAAGKRADFVVLTNQLQVDQVLVGGKIALTN
- a CDS encoding ATP-binding protein, with amino-acid sequence MRSTIVKANTGQTNTPLSNTVPSNPFSTRCFQPGVIPYHFGARGSLGELMRRADQPGYCWLIVGPHGTGKSTLLHQLHREAVESIRSDTAVLHCLRGRRATTYRETQDWPLVGSAEWMFVDGFEQLPLWRRIRMVAQVRRRGVRCIATSHRMHFGFQSLWNTVVDPTVEHYVLTQLLSEHPRATLEAALSSEEWRESRLRHGPNVRESLFDMYDWWQKHETGYSERTSDPSRSNS
- a CDS encoding ThuA domain-containing protein — encoded protein: MKTPSFVHACSLITCLLLPTLASAQPATDSDLWLTYPGSNGPGKGKRIVLIAAEQEYRCEQSMPMLAKILSSHHGFDCTVLFGVNDRGEVDPTLPVYPEKGKESGFQEHRIPGLEHLATADLVIFFTRLLTLPPSELQHIVEYVDSGKPFIALRTANHGFRGPLPYKIDGKQVRWGEDILGGTFLNHHGRWHADSTRGFFDKDHSQHPILTGVSEIWGDSDVYRTYKEGTSLPTACSALVWGQPLMGRKPEDAPNEKLEPLPVAWVKPWKTSTGNNARVFHCTMGSGMDLKNDGLRRLIVNAIYWGLQMENSISATRSVDIVGSYQPLESGFNYKELGVQPRPVSYYK